The following are from one region of the Sceloporus undulatus isolate JIND9_A2432 ecotype Alabama unplaced genomic scaffold, SceUnd_v1.1 scaffold_82, whole genome shotgun sequence genome:
- the LOC121917674 gene encoding putative uncharacterized protein ENSP00000383309, with the protein NSPSKHLLGQTDVRLSCSNSPSKHLLGQKDVRLPCRNSPSKHLLGQTDARLSCSNSPSKHLLGQTDVRLPCRNSPSEHRLGQTDARLPGSNSPSEHRLGQTDARLPCSNSPSEHRLGQTDARLPCSNSPSEHRLGQTDARLPGSNSPSKHLLGQTDARLPCSNSPSKHRLRQTDARLQQRLPQATAWADGCPVCPGITSAKHLLTSGTDGFPLPCSTLHQKHLLWRDVSRLPCSNSPSEHRLGQTDARLPCSNSPSKHLLGQTDARLPCSNSPSKHLLGQTDARLPCSNSPSKHLLGQTDARLPCSNSPSKHLLGQTDARLPCSNSPSKHRLRQTDARLPCRNLPSKHRLRQTDAHLPCSNSPSKHLLGETDVRLPCSNSPSRHLLGETDVRLPCRNSPSKHLLGETDVRLPCRNSPSRHLLGETDVRLPCSNSPSKHLLGETDVRLPCSNSPSKHLLGETDVRLP; encoded by the coding sequence gaactctccgtcaaagcacctCCTGGGACAGACGGATGTCCGTCTGTCATGCAGCAACTCTCCCTCAAAGCACCTCCTGGGACAGAAGGATGtccgtctgccatgcaggaactctccgtcaaagcacctCCTGGGACAGACGGATGCCCGTCTGTCATGCAGCAACTCTCCCTCAAAGCACCTCCTGGGACAGACGGATGtccgtctgccatgcaggaactctccctcaGAGCACCGCCTGGGGCAGACGGATGCCCGTCTGCCAGGCAGCAACTCTCCCTCAGAGCACCGCCTGGGGCAGACGGATGCccgtctgccatgcagcaactctccctCAGAGCACCGCCTGGGGCAGACGGATGCccgtctgccatgcagcaactctccctCAGAGCACCGCCTGGGGCAGACGGATGCCCGTCTGCCAGGCAgcaactctccgtcaaagcacctCCTGGGACAGACGGATGCCCGTCTCccatgcagcaactctccgtcaaagcaccGCCTGAGACAGACGGATGCCCGCCTGCAGCAACGTCTCCCTCAAGCAACCGCCTGGGCTGACGGATGCCCCGTCTGTCCAGGCATCACCTCAGCAAAGCACCTCCTAACCTCCGGTACAGACGGATTCCCTCTGCCATGCAGCACTCTCCATCAAAAGCACCTCCTTTGGCGAGACGTATCccgtctgccatgcagcaactctccctCAGAGCACCGCCTGGGGCAGACGGATGCccgtctgccatgcagcaactctccctCAAAGCACCTCCTGGGGCAGACGGATGCccgtctgccatgcagcaactctccgtcaaagcacctCCTGGGGCAGACGGATGCccgtctgccatgcagcaactctccgtcaaagcacctCCTGGGACAGACGGATGCccgtctgccatgcagcaactctccgtcaaagcacctCCTGGGACAGACGGATGCCCGTCTCccatgcagcaactctccgtcaaagcaccGCCTGAGACAGACGGATGCCCGTCTCCCATGCAGGAACCTTCCGTCAAAGCACCGCCTGAGACAGACGGATGCCCATCTCccatgcagcaactctccgtcaaagcacctCCTGGGAGAGACGGATGTccgtctgccatgcagcaactctccgtCAAGGCACCTCCTGGGAGAGACGGATGTCcgtctgccatgtaggaactctccgtcaaagcacctCCTGGGAGAGACGGATGTCcgtctgccatgtaggaactctccgTCAAGGCACCTCCTGGGAGAGACGGATGTccgtctgccatgcagcaactctccgtcaaagcacctCCTGGGAGAGACGGATGTccgtctgccatgcagcaactctccgtcaaagcacctCCTGGGAGAGACGGATGTCcgtctgccat